The Glycine soja cultivar W05 chromosome 3, ASM419377v2, whole genome shotgun sequence genome window below encodes:
- the LOC114405470 gene encoding WAT1-related protein At5g07050-like produces MFKGLSCRKRHVFVTACSPLMMIIVAIMGAFILAEKIYLGGVIGAILIVMGLYSVLWGKHKENKEKEAEITIELLKCCSENGMTLETVVEDAETNNDIDMQKGEASRELRVAIVVPKV; encoded by the exons ATGTTTAAGGGATTGTCATGCAGAAAAAGGCATGTTTTCGTTACTGCTTGCAGCCCTTTGATGATGATTATCGTAGCCATCATGGGTGCCTTCATCCTTGcagaaaaaatatatcttggAGG GGTCATTGGAGCTATTCTAATAGTAATGGGACTCTACTCGGTTCTATGGGGAAAGCACAAGGAGAACAAAGAGAAAGAGGCAGAGATAACCATTGAGTTATTGAAGTGTTGTTCAGAAAATGGGATGACGTTGGAGACTGTGGTAGAAGATGCTGAAACAAACAACGACATTGACATGCAAAAGGGTGAAGCCTCAAGAGAGTTAAGGGTAGCCATTGTTGTTCCAAAAGTTTAA